In a genomic window of Coprococcus eutactus:
- a CDS encoding GntR family transcriptional regulator → MRLSQNSGVPIYQQIADSFKSDILAGKYAQGEYLPSIRGLARDLKISVITTMKAYELLEQEGLVTAEQGKGFYVNAQDSEMLIEQHLRKVEASLMEAIAAARIAGLSDDELKNMLDALLMVQD, encoded by the coding sequence ATGAGGCTTTCTCAGAATTCAGGAGTGCCTATATATCAGCAGATAGCGGACAGTTTCAAGTCGGATATATTGGCCGGCAAGTATGCCCAGGGTGAGTATCTGCCGTCCATCAGAGGACTGGCGCGGGATCTGAAGATAAGTGTTATCACAACCATGAAAGCATATGAGCTGTTAGAACAGGAAGGGCTGGTCACGGCTGAACAAGGCAAGGGCTTTTATGTGAATGCACAGGACAGTGAGATGCTGATAGAGCAGCATCTTCGAAAGGTCGAGGCATCTTTGATGGAGGCCATAGCTGCGGCACGTATTGCGGGTTTGTCGGACGATGAACTAAAGAATATGCTTGATGCCTTGCTTATGGTACAGGATTGA
- a CDS encoding NUDIX hydrolase yields the protein MKFVGIEKKEQGKFITRYDVKYETVDGILKNYEMISRNGDITDFEGLHGKAADAVVIIATDENDEKILIDREYRLAPGEWVYNFPAGLIDPGETPEVSAKRELMEETGLELYEITDTIGTSYSAVGFSNETNMCVVGKARGEFKPSTSTLEEITPGWYTKSEVRELLKTEKFAARTQAFCYVWSRK from the coding sequence ATGAAGTTTGTAGGAATTGAGAAGAAGGAACAGGGCAAGTTCATCACAAGGTATGATGTGAAGTATGAGACCGTAGATGGCATACTGAAAAATTATGAGATGATAAGCAGAAATGGCGATATCACAGATTTTGAGGGACTTCACGGCAAGGCTGCGGATGCAGTTGTCATCATAGCCACAGATGAGAATGATGAGAAGATCCTGATAGACAGAGAATACAGACTGGCTCCTGGCGAGTGGGTATACAATTTCCCTGCAGGACTGATAGATCCGGGAGAGACACCAGAGGTCAGCGCAAAGCGTGAACTCATGGAGGAGACGGGACTTGAGCTGTACGAGATCACAGATACAATAGGTACAAGCTACAGCGCTGTCGGATTTTCAAACGAGACAAATATGTGTGTGGTGGGCAAGGCGAGAGGCGAGTTTAAGCCGAGCACATCAACTCTGGAGGAGATCACCCCTGGCTGGTACACCAAGTCTGAAGTGAGGGAGCTGCTAAAGACTGAGAAATTCGCAGCCAGAACCCAGGCGTTTTGCTATGTATGGAGCAGAAAGTAG
- a CDS encoding ATP-binding cassette domain-containing protein — MMNYDCAVKGENISKKFKTFTLDIPDLRVPKGFATALIGENGAGKTTLLNMLSGIRLDYKGELTFFDKYSSEEKERRADVKNRIGYTGTGRYYLPQWTVSDVEEISSLLFDNFDRDEFERYCRELAIFPDSPNGVALKKKCSALSDGTRTKLMLAGVMARDTDLLLLDEPASPLDPLMRDKLCQMIGDYISDGAGEKSVLFSTHNISDMESITDYAIIMEHGNVVECGFVEDLKEKYILIKGDAQDAEAASKILYTMTKNPYGFEGICLAENLDKLAGMNVSKEIPSLFQISVAVMKNNTKMVLK, encoded by the coding sequence ATGATGAATTATGACTGCGCTGTAAAAGGGGAGAATATTTCCAAAAAGTTTAAGACATTTACACTGGATATACCTGATTTGAGGGTGCCGAAGGGATTTGCGACAGCACTCATCGGTGAAAATGGAGCGGGAAAGACGACGCTTCTCAATATGCTTTCAGGAATAAGACTTGATTACAAAGGTGAGCTGACTTTCTTTGACAAGTATTCATCGGAGGAGAAGGAGAGAAGGGCGGATGTAAAGAACAGGATAGGCTATACGGGAACAGGCAGATATTACCTTCCACAGTGGACTGTATCTGATGTGGAGGAGATAAGCAGTCTGCTCTTTGACAATTTTGACAGGGACGAGTTCGAAAGATATTGCCGCGAACTTGCGATATTTCCTGATTCTCCGAACGGTGTTGCTCTGAAGAAAAAGTGTTCAGCACTCTCTGATGGAACCAGAACTAAGCTGATGCTTGCCGGGGTTATGGCGAGGGATACTGACCTGCTGCTGCTCGATGAGCCGGCATCGCCTCTTGATCCTCTTATGCGAGACAAGCTGTGTCAGATGATCGGCGATTATATAAGCGACGGAGCGGGGGAGAAGAGTGTATTGTTCTCAACACACAATATATCCGATATGGAGAGCATCACTGATTATGCGATCATCATGGAACATGGAAATGTGGTCGAGTGCGGATTTGTGGAGGACCTGAAGGAGAAATACATACTGATAAAGGGAGATGCCCAGGATGCGGAGGCGGCATCAAAGATCCTTTATACCATGACTAAGAATCCGTATGGTTTTGAAGGAATCTGTCTTGCAGAGAATCTGGACAAGCTTGCCGGCATGAATGTGAGCAAGGAGATACCATCGCTGTTTCAGATAAGTGTTGCGGTCATGAAGAATAATACAAAAATGGTATTAAAGTAA
- a CDS encoding cation transporter, protein MMKKYKIEVDCANCAAKMEDATKKVAGVKDAAVAFMAQKMSVEFEDGADEAEVMKNVLKACKKVEPDCEIFM, encoded by the coding sequence ATTATGAAGAAGTACAAGATCGAAGTTGATTGTGCAAACTGCGCAGCAAAGATGGAGGATGCAACAAAGAAGGTTGCAGGCGTTAAAGATGCGGCCGTGGCATTCATGGCGCAGAAGATGAGCGTTGAGTTTGAGGATGGAGCAGACGAGGCAGAGGTTATGAAGAATGTTCTTAAGGCATGTAAGAAGGTAGAGCCTGACTGTGAGATATTCATGTAA
- a CDS encoding acyl carrier protein, with product MKEFIEMLRKIKPNVDFENEEALVDDGILESLDIISIISEIADKYGVVIPSDEIIPDNFNSATALYELVEDLK from the coding sequence ATGAAAGAATTTATTGAAATGCTCAGAAAGATTAAGCCAAATGTAGATTTTGAAAATGAGGAGGCTTTGGTTGACGACGGAATACTTGAGTCGCTTGACATCATCTCTATCATATCAGAGATAGCAGATAAGTATGGCGTTGTAATTCCTAGTGATGAGATCATACCGGACAACTTCAACTCAGCTACAGCTCTTTATGAGCTTGTGGAGGATTTGAAATAG
- a CDS encoding YjjG family noncanonical pyrimidine nucleotidase, translating to MVQNILFDLDETLLDFKRSESRALSNMLRHIGVEPTEKVISRYSEINKSRWKLLEQGLLTRQQVKESRYEILFAELGVDYSAAEATAYYEDQLSQKGFVFPDTIKLLETLHGSYRMYIVSNGGSNVQSGRLADSGIGKYFEDIFISEDAGAEKPSREFFDYCFGRRPEIKADETVIIGDSLTSDIQGGINAGIRTIWFNPDGQQAADIHPDYEVKTLMEIPALLEEL from the coding sequence ATGGTACAGAACATATTGTTTGATCTGGATGAGACACTGCTGGACTTCAAGCGCAGCGAGAGCAGAGCGCTCTCCAATATGCTCAGGCATATAGGGGTGGAGCCTACAGAAAAGGTCATATCCAGATACAGCGAGATCAACAAATCGAGATGGAAGCTGCTTGAACAGGGGCTGCTCACAAGGCAGCAGGTGAAGGAAAGCAGATACGAGATACTATTTGCAGAGCTGGGAGTTGACTACTCTGCTGCAGAGGCGACAGCCTACTATGAGGATCAGCTCAGCCAGAAGGGATTTGTATTCCCTGATACGATAAAGCTGCTTGAAACCTTGCACGGAAGCTACAGAATGTACATTGTGTCAAATGGCGGCTCAAATGTACAGAGCGGACGACTTGCGGACAGCGGTATAGGCAAGTATTTTGAGGATATATTCATATCTGAGGATGCCGGAGCAGAGAAACCGTCCAGAGAATTCTTTGACTATTGTTTTGGCAGGAGACCAGAGATAAAGGCAGATGAGACTGTGATCATAGGAGACAGTCTGACATCAGATATACAGGGCGGAATAAATGCCGGGATAAGGACGATATGGTTCAACCCTGATGGTCAGCAGGCGGCGGATATACATCCGGACTATGAGGTGAAAACACTTATGGAGATACCGGCGCTGCTTGAAGAGCTGTAA
- a CDS encoding YwqG family protein translates to MDLIEFLIKEGHTDIAESIKDYRKNTIKMCVKDVENVIAKGTSKIGGFPDLPPEIPYPTMSGYSCKRGDDTERYEKSAMQLVAQINLADIADLDIENKLPHMGILYFFWSGEIDSIHQTNKWVESIADAPENSAYHKVIWYNGDLANLKRTEPPVPYYSKYFTETFEEKAVEFELTTDYQPLGDVLDCDLFDRLEEVAPDYDIEYLSYDGNKLFGYPTGGNIPDVNTKTHLLFQYGYNVGCLWNIFWIISDEDLKNRNFDKAVFSFDLD, encoded by the coding sequence ATGGATTTGATTGAATTCCTTATTAAAGAAGGACACACTGATATTGCAGAAAGTATTAAAGACTACCGAAAAAATACTATTAAAATGTGTGTGAAGGATGTAGAAAATGTAATTGCAAAAGGCACAAGTAAAATCGGTGGCTTTCCTGATCTTCCGCCCGAAATTCCATATCCCACAATGTCGGGCTATTCCTGCAAGCGCGGAGATGACACTGAGCGGTACGAAAAATCAGCAATGCAGCTTGTTGCTCAAATCAATCTTGCGGACATTGCCGACTTGGATATTGAAAACAAGCTTCCGCACATGGGTATTTTATATTTTTTCTGGAGCGGAGAAATCGACTCAATTCACCAGACCAACAAATGGGTTGAAAGCATTGCTGACGCCCCCGAAAATTCGGCTTATCACAAGGTGATCTGGTACAACGGCGACCTGGCAAATTTAAAGAGAACTGAGCCGCCTGTTCCATATTATTCAAAGTATTTTACAGAAACTTTTGAGGAAAAGGCTGTCGAGTTTGAACTCACCACAGATTATCAGCCACTGGGAGATGTGCTTGACTGTGACCTATTTGACCGTCTTGAAGAAGTTGCTCCAGATTATGATATCGAATATCTTTCGTATGACGGAAACAAATTATTCGGTTATCCTACGGGTGGTAATATTCCGGATGTAAACACAAAAACACATCTGCTGTTTCAATATGGTTACAACGTTGGTTGTCTATGGAATATCTTTTGGATCATTTCAGATGAAGATTTAAAGAACCGCAATTTCGACAAAGCGGTCTTTAGTTTCGATTTGGATTAA
- a CDS encoding heavy metal translocating P-type ATPase produces the protein MTKKQKKVLIRIIVSAVLLVAMAVTFTVLDKSGMVNLENPSVMWRCIEIVAYLIPYLIIGYDILKKAFLGIIHGEVFDENFLMAIATVGAMVLGEYKEASAVMLFYQVGELFQSYAVGKSRKNITALMDIRPDYANIEKDGKLEQVDPDDVQIGTVIVVQPGEKVPIDGKVVEGSSSLNTSALTGESVPREVHVGDEIISGCVNLNGLIKIETTKEFGESTVSKILDLVENSSMKKSRSENFITRFAKYYTPAVCIAALALAVLPPLVNMIMGNPAAWSKWIIRALTTLVISCPCALVISIPLSFFGGIGGASAKGILVKGSNYLEALSYTKYVVCDKTGTLTKGVFQVTEIHPVSGMTEADLLEKAAFVESYSNHPISKSLKEAYGREIDNNRVTDAREISGHGVSAVVDGHEVAAGNVKLMKKMNIEAAVPASVGTEIHVAVDGKYAGYILISDVVKPNAKEAISGLKAAGVEKVVMLTGDARKVADAVGRELGVDEVRSELLPGDKVDEVEKLIAAKGEKEKLAFVGDGINDAPVLSRADIGIAMGALGSDAAIEAADIVLMDDDPAKIATAMKISKKTLRIVHQNIVFALVIKFACLALGAVGFVNMWWAIFADVGVMILAVLNATRALSFKE, from the coding sequence ATGACAAAGAAACAGAAAAAGGTCCTTATAAGGATCATAGTATCGGCGGTTCTTCTCGTTGCCATGGCTGTCACATTTACGGTGCTTGACAAGAGTGGGATGGTTAATCTTGAGAATCCGTCAGTTATGTGGCGATGCATAGAGATCGTGGCTTACCTGATCCCGTATCTCATCATCGGCTACGATATACTTAAGAAGGCTTTTCTCGGAATAATACACGGAGAAGTATTTGACGAGAATTTCCTTATGGCTATAGCTACGGTTGGCGCCATGGTGCTCGGTGAGTACAAGGAGGCATCGGCGGTTATGCTGTTCTACCAGGTTGGTGAGCTGTTCCAGAGCTACGCGGTGGGAAAGAGCAGAAAGAACATCACAGCACTTATGGATATCCGCCCTGACTATGCGAACATAGAGAAGGATGGCAAGCTGGAACAGGTTGATCCCGATGACGTTCAGATTGGGACTGTCATAGTCGTACAGCCGGGCGAGAAGGTGCCTATCGACGGAAAGGTAGTTGAGGGTTCATCTTCACTCAACACAAGTGCTCTCACAGGAGAGAGTGTCCCTAGAGAGGTTCATGTGGGTGATGAGATCATCAGTGGATGCGTCAACCTCAACGGACTTATAAAGATCGAGACAACCAAGGAGTTTGGAGAGTCAACCGTATCCAAGATACTTGATCTTGTCGAGAACTCAAGCATGAAGAAGTCCAGATCAGAGAACTTCATCACAAGATTTGCAAAGTATTACACACCGGCTGTATGTATCGCGGCGCTTGCACTTGCAGTTCTTCCGCCGTTGGTAAACATGATCATGGGTAACCCTGCTGCATGGTCCAAGTGGATCATCAGAGCCCTTACAACACTTGTTATCAGCTGCCCATGTGCACTGGTAATATCCATCCCGCTGAGTTTCTTCGGAGGGATCGGAGGAGCATCGGCAAAGGGTATTTTGGTCAAAGGTTCTAACTACCTTGAGGCGCTTTCATATACGAAATACGTTGTGTGTGACAAGACAGGAACACTGACAAAGGGTGTGTTCCAGGTTACAGAGATACATCCGGTTTCTGGTATGACTGAGGCTGATCTGCTTGAGAAGGCAGCATTTGTCGAGAGCTATTCCAACCATCCTATCAGCAAGAGCCTGAAAGAGGCATACGGCAGAGAGATCGACAACAACAGAGTAACGGATGCCAGGGAGATTAGCGGACACGGTGTGTCAGCAGTTGTGGATGGACATGAGGTTGCAGCGGGAAATGTCAAACTCATGAAGAAGATGAACATAGAGGCAGCGGTTCCTGCGTCAGTTGGAACAGAGATACACGTGGCAGTAGATGGAAAATATGCCGGCTACATTCTGATATCTGATGTTGTAAAGCCAAATGCAAAGGAGGCTATAAGTGGCCTCAAGGCAGCAGGCGTGGAGAAGGTTGTTATGCTTACCGGAGATGCCAGGAAGGTTGCTGACGCAGTGGGAAGAGAACTTGGCGTGGATGAGGTCAGAAGTGAACTTCTTCCGGGTGACAAGGTTGACGAGGTCGAGAAGCTCATAGCAGCCAAGGGTGAAAAAGAAAAGCTTGCATTTGTGGGTGATGGAATAAATGACGCCCCTGTGCTTTCAAGAGCAGATATAGGAATCGCCATGGGAGCCCTTGGTTCGGATGCAGCCATCGAGGCTGCTGATATAGTCCTCATGGATGACGATCCGGCAAAGATAGCGACCGCCATGAAGATATCCAAGAAGACACTCAGGATAGTACACCAGAATATCGTGTTTGCACTTGTGATCAAGTTTGCGTGCCTTGCACTTGGAGCAGTTGGGTTTGTCAATATGTGGTGGGCGATATTCGCTGATGTTGGAGTTATGATCCTTGCGGTGTTAAACGCAACAAGAGCACTCAGTTTCAAAGAATAA
- a CDS encoding cysteine-rich small domain-containing protein: MISNSYRFFQNRECEFFPCHEVQDEDAFNCLFCYCPLYLDDNCLGSPEYIITGRGQRIKDCSSCLVVHSPEMYDKVIAHLRRQDEIIRVDLRKMKSLLMDRLFKITHINDMDEDMRAEHRLLVDHVVNGIMTGSLSEKTNSKETALDCTETVSNPMEVSVLLQPFAGECVHKGYLEFGNKKIECNVLEQIDTAGVEKGYLYAFHAPDVDLESAGSVLEQYYMETFQVACMDVIRGWIQGYLERKNSVYEKKYCSPSFGSGYYGMGMDAVPELLGLMDASQVGVSWNGERMSPKMSLVGAYLIAGEDVFAVDSDCIDCIGQRGGCEFCIKH, translated from the coding sequence ATGATAAGTAACAGTTATAGGTTTTTCCAGAACAGAGAATGTGAATTTTTCCCATGTCATGAGGTGCAGGATGAAGATGCTTTTAACTGTCTGTTCTGTTATTGCCCTTTATACCTCGATGACAACTGTTTAGGATCCCCGGAATATATAATAACCGGACGGGGACAGCGGATAAAGGACTGCAGCTCGTGTCTGGTGGTTCACAGTCCGGAGATGTACGATAAAGTTATTGCACATCTGCGCAGACAGGACGAAATCATTCGTGTGGATCTGCGCAAAATGAAAAGTCTGTTGATGGACAGACTTTTTAAGATCACTCACATAAATGATATGGATGAGGATATGCGCGCGGAACATAGACTGCTGGTTGACCACGTAGTAAATGGAATTATGACTGGATCCTTGTCAGAAAAAACCAATAGCAAGGAAACAGCTTTGGACTGTACGGAAACCGTTTCGAATCCCATGGAAGTGTCTGTTCTGCTGCAGCCATTTGCGGGGGAATGTGTCCACAAGGGATACTTGGAATTTGGGAATAAAAAGATAGAGTGCAATGTACTTGAACAGATTGACACAGCCGGTGTTGAAAAAGGTTACTTATATGCATTTCATGCGCCGGATGTTGACCTTGAGAGTGCTGGATCGGTTCTTGAGCAGTATTACATGGAGACATTTCAGGTGGCATGCATGGATGTCATAAGAGGGTGGATACAGGGATATCTTGAGAGAAAGAACAGTGTATATGAGAAGAAGTATTGCAGTCCGTCATTCGGTTCGGGATATTATGGAATGGGCATGGATGCTGTACCTGAGTTGCTTGGACTTATGGATGCATCACAGGTAGGCGTGTCATGGAACGGAGAACGTATGTCGCCGAAGATGAGTCTTGTTGGAGCATATCTGATCGCGGGTGAAGATGTGTTTGCAGTAGATTCTGATTGCATAGATTGTATTGGACAGCGTGGTGGCTGTGAATTCTGTATAAAGCACTGA
- the metF gene encoding methylenetetrahydrofolate reductase [NAD(P)H]: MKIRDLITQDKATLSFEVFPPKKDTDFADVEAAALGIAALKPDYMSVTYGAGGSTKGHTIQLAREIQEKYDVPTIAHLTCVCASRDGIKNALVEMKSAGIENILALRGDIPKNYDGQVFTEFSHASELVELIKESGDFCVGGACYPEVHPDSANKHDDIAGLKKKVDAGCDYLTTQMFFDNNIFFNFMYRVREAGINVPIIPGIMPITKRVQVGNAVKLSGCNVPERFKSIVDAFGDTEAAMRQAGIAYATDQIIDLMANGVKHIHVYSMNKPEVAAGIQKNLSEILKV, translated from the coding sequence ATGAAGATAAGAGATTTGATCACACAGGATAAGGCGACACTCTCATTTGAGGTGTTCCCACCAAAGAAAGACACCGACTTTGCGGATGTTGAGGCTGCCGCACTTGGCATAGCGGCGCTAAAGCCTGACTATATGAGTGTAACCTACGGCGCTGGCGGAAGTACAAAGGGTCATACCATACAGCTTGCGCGGGAGATACAGGAGAAGTATGATGTTCCGACTATAGCACATCTCACATGCGTGTGTGCCAGCAGAGACGGAATAAAGAATGCGCTTGTGGAGATGAAGAGCGCAGGGATAGAGAACATACTTGCCCTTCGCGGAGATATACCGAAGAACTATGATGGACAGGTGTTTACTGAGTTTTCGCATGCATCCGAGCTGGTGGAGCTCATCAAGGAGTCGGGTGACTTCTGTGTGGGCGGTGCCTGCTATCCTGAGGTACATCCGGATTCTGCAAATAAGCACGATGACATAGCCGGGCTTAAGAAGAAGGTCGATGCCGGATGCGATTACCTGACTACACAGATGTTCTTTGATAACAACATTTTCTTTAATTTTATGTACAGAGTCAGGGAGGCTGGAATAAACGTCCCGATCATACCGGGAATCATGCCGATCACAAAGCGTGTCCAGGTGGGGAATGCGGTGAAGCTTTCAGGCTGTAATGTGCCTGAGAGATTCAAGAGTATAGTGGATGCATTTGGCGATACAGAGGCGGCCATGAGACAGGCTGGAATCGCGTATGCAACAGACCAGATCATCGATCTCATGGCAAATGGAGTAAAGCATATACATGTGTACTCCATGAATAAGCCGGAGGTCGCAGCCGGAATACAGAAGAATCTCAGTGAGATACTTAAAGTTTGA
- a CDS encoding ArsR/SmtB family transcription factor encodes MGEIHLPHCHCDNENKIINCMPSADDCSGMADIFKQLSDGSRLRILWMLCHLEECVSNIAAAMEMSDPAVSHHLKQLKSSGLIVSRRDGKEVYYKLADTETARLVHKVCEEMFQITCPLEK; translated from the coding sequence ATGGGAGAAATACATCTGCCTCATTGTCACTGCGACAATGAGAACAAAATCATAAATTGCATGCCGTCTGCTGATGACTGCAGTGGTATGGCAGATATATTCAAGCAGCTCAGCGATGGCAGCAGACTCAGGATACTCTGGATGCTGTGCCATCTGGAGGAATGTGTGAGCAACATAGCCGCCGCCATGGAGATGAGTGATCCGGCTGTATCACATCACCTGAAACAGCTCAAAAGCAGTGGGCTTATCGTGAGCCGAAGAGATGGCAAGGAGGTATACTACAAGCTGGCAGACACGGAGACCGCTAGACTTGTCCACAAGGTATGTGAGGAGATGTTCCAGATAACATGTCCGCTTGAAAAATAG
- a CDS encoding GatB/YqeY domain-containing protein — translation MTLEVLQKDMIAAMKARDKERKDSISSLVSAVKKVGIDNGCRDNIPEDIVDSVILKEIKSVKEQIDTCPADRTDLLEQYKARYDVFNEYAPKLLSEDEVREILTTKFADVIATKNKGQIMKTVMAELKGKADGKVINQVVAELCK, via the coding sequence ATGACACTCGAAGTTTTACAGAAGGACATGATAGCAGCAATGAAGGCAAGAGATAAGGAGAGAAAGGACAGCATATCATCTCTCGTATCGGCAGTTAAAAAAGTTGGTATAGACAACGGCTGCAGAGACAATATACCAGAGGATATAGTTGACAGCGTTATCCTCAAGGAGATCAAGTCTGTGAAGGAGCAGATCGACACATGTCCTGCAGACAGAACAGATCTGCTTGAGCAGTACAAGGCAAGATATGATGTGTTCAACGAGTATGCGCCAAAGCTTTTGTCAGAGGATGAGGTCAGAGAGATACTCACCACAAAGTTTGCTGATGTGATCGCAACCAAGAACAAGGGACAGATCATGAAGACAGTAATGGCAGAGCTCAAGGGCAAGGCTGACGGCAAGGTTATCAATCAGGTTGTTGCAGAGCTTTGCAAATAA
- a CDS encoding class I adenylate-forming enzyme family protein gives MDTILHYIQKYAQTQPDTMAVCELRKSVTYKEYWSSIRKTAGVLMGMGIRKGDHVMLRCTQNIDYLTVFSALQYMQALVIPVEKSTSVERVLEIGGRVDSECLISDKEADGISSIKIKDIIARAKDADEADLELPGENDRSMLLFTTGTTGSSKGVVMLHRGDVGIAGNVIEGTSMKKGNVEIIPMPLNHSFGIRRYQSDMVNGGTVCLMDGMVFIGTLWKLVEKYGATSMAISPASLGMIFHLSDERIADYADQLDYIQIGSAPLAEADKEKLLRLLPDTRLYNFYGSSEAGCACILEFSGNGNKTGCIGRPTVNSIVRFTDDAGNVVENGSPEAPALLSWGGSIVMEGYYNDPDLTAETLVGGYVRTKDLAYLDEDGDCILVGRADDVINYGGSKISPAEIENLALGYEYIDDVAFTSISDPITGELPVILVIQKDGYDEAEFERFLTDRLESYKLPRKYIYVDNIPKTFKGSVLRKEVRKLAEQNA, from the coding sequence ATGGATACGATTTTGCATTACATTCAGAAATATGCACAGACTCAGCCGGATACGATGGCGGTATGTGAACTGAGAAAGAGCGTCACATACAAGGAATACTGGAGCAGCATAAGAAAGACTGCGGGAGTTCTCATGGGTATGGGGATACGCAAAGGTGACCACGTTATGCTCAGGTGTACGCAGAATATAGATTATCTCACAGTGTTTTCGGCGCTGCAGTATATGCAGGCGCTTGTGATCCCGGTGGAGAAATCAACATCCGTTGAGAGAGTTCTGGAGATAGGTGGGAGGGTGGACTCGGAATGCCTGATATCTGATAAAGAGGCAGACGGAATAAGTAGCATAAAGATAAAGGATATAATAGCCAGGGCAAAGGATGCAGATGAGGCAGATCTTGAACTGCCGGGGGAAAATGACAGATCCATGCTTCTTTTCACAACCGGAACAACAGGTTCGTCAAAGGGAGTTGTCATGCTTCACCGCGGAGATGTAGGAATAGCAGGAAATGTAATAGAGGGAACATCCATGAAGAAAGGCAATGTGGAGATCATCCCTATGCCGCTCAACCATTCATTCGGAATAAGGAGATATCAGTCTGACATGGTGAACGGAGGTACAGTTTGTCTGATGGATGGAATGGTATTCATTGGAACTTTGTGGAAGCTTGTGGAGAAGTATGGTGCGACATCCATGGCCATATCACCGGCATCACTGGGGATGATATTTCATTTGTCTGATGAAAGGATTGCTGATTATGCGGACCAGCTTGACTATATACAGATCGGCTCGGCACCGCTTGCGGAGGCGGACAAGGAGAAGCTGCTCAGACTGCTTCCGGACACGAGGCTTTATAATTTTTACGGTTCATCTGAGGCAGGATGCGCCTGCATACTTGAGTTCAGCGGCAATGGCAACAAGACCGGCTGTATAGGAAGACCTACGGTGAATTCTATTGTCAGATTCACAGACGACGCTGGAAATGTAGTAGAAAACGGCAGCCCGGAAGCTCCGGCGCTTCTCTCATGGGGCGGTTCAATAGTCATGGAAGGGTATTACAACGATCCTGATCTCACAGCAGAGACGCTTGTGGGTGGATATGTGAGGACAAAGGATCTCGCATACCTTGACGAGGATGGCGACTGCATACTTGTTGGAAGAGCGGATGATGTAATAAACTATGGTGGAAGTAAAATATCGCCTGCAGAGATAGAAAATCTTGCGCTTGGGTATGAATATATAGACGATGTGGCATTTACATCCATATCAGATCCGATCACCGGAGAATTGCCGGTCATACTGGTTATACAGAAGGACGGATACGATGAGGCTGAGTTTGAGCGATTTCTCACAGACAGGCTGGAGAGCTATAAACTGCCTCGTAAGTATATCTATGTCGATAATATTCCAAAGACATTCAAGGGTTCGGTGCTGCGAAAGGAAGTGAGAAAGCTTGCGGAGCAGAATGCGTAA